The following proteins come from a genomic window of Nitrospiria bacterium:
- a CDS encoding dienelactone hydrolase family protein: MRIYFMIFGLFFLASHVYGQEFAVEKLQKSPRHNEWVKVPSKDRTIHSFVAYPEKQEKSLAVIVIHENRGLTDWVRSFTDQLAAAGYIAIAPDLLSGFDNQHTQTRDFKNSDQARDAIYELKPDRITQDLQAVQEFISKVPGSNGKVVVAGFCWGGSQTFRFATHSPTLSAALVFYGTAPTSEESIRAISAPVYGFYGKKDQRVNATIADTQKLMEKYARIYDVGIYKGASHAFMRYGDDPEGSPENKKARNDSWTRIKTILSKIQ; this comes from the coding sequence ATGATTTTCGGTCTTTTCTTTTTGGCATCCCATGTTTATGGGCAGGAATTTGCGGTAGAAAAACTCCAGAAATCCCCCCGGCACAATGAATGGGTAAAAGTTCCCTCTAAAGACAGGACCATTCATAGCTTTGTGGCATACCCAGAGAAACAAGAAAAAAGTTTAGCAGTCATTGTGATCCATGAAAATCGGGGTCTTACAGACTGGGTCAGAAGTTTCACGGACCAACTGGCGGCGGCAGGCTACATTGCCATTGCCCCCGACCTATTATCGGGCTTCGATAACCAACACACCCAAACACGCGATTTTAAAAATTCCGACCAGGCCCGTGATGCGATATACGAACTGAAACCCGACCGGATCACACAAGACCTTCAAGCCGTCCAGGAGTTTATTTCCAAAGTCCCGGGCTCCAATGGAAAAGTAGTGGTGGCCGGGTTTTGTTGGGGAGGGTCACAAACCTTTCGTTTTGCAACCCATTCCCCCACCCTTTCAGCAGCTCTTGTGTTTTATGGAACAGCGCCAACCTCCGAGGAGAGCATCCGAGCAATTTCCGCACCGGTTTACGGGTTTTATGGTAAAAAGGATCAACGGGTTAACGCAACGATTGCAGACACGCAAAAATTAATGGAGAAATACGCTCGAATTTATGACGTGGGAATTTACAAAGGGGCAAGCCATGCGTTTATGAGATATGGCGATGACCCCGAAGGCTCCCCTGAAAACAAAAAAGCCCGAAATGATTCATGGACTCGAATCAAAACCATTTTATCGAAAATCCAGTAA
- a CDS encoding nuclear transport factor 2 family protein translates to MDKNSFQRAVEAKQLDQIVGTFAENAVLNSPVSFKPIKGRPAIRQLLTILLKVFQEFRYTDQLKSNDGTLGLVFHAKIGNRQIEGLDLLRFDEKGFIRELTVMVRPRSAIEALQKEVGSLLAP, encoded by the coding sequence ATGGATAAAAACTCATTTCAACGAGCGGTTGAAGCAAAACAACTTGATCAAATTGTGGGCACATTTGCAGAAAATGCGGTCCTCAACAGCCCGGTAAGCTTTAAACCAATCAAGGGACGTCCGGCAATCCGTCAGCTTTTAACCATCCTTTTAAAGGTTTTTCAAGAATTTCGATATACTGATCAGCTCAAATCCAACGATGGAACCCTCGGCCTGGTTTTCCATGCAAAAATTGGGAACCGCCAAATCGAAGGGCTGGATCTTTTACGGTTTGATGAAAAAGGTTTTATCCGGGAATTGACTGTAATGGTACGCCCCCGATCGGCCATTGAAGCACTTCAAAAAGAGGTTGGGTCCCTTTTAGCACCATAA